The Streptomyces sp. 11x1 genomic sequence ACTACCACCGGGGCCGGGTGGGCGACTTCGCGGTGAGCGAGCCGATGGTGCTCGGGCACGAGGTGGTCGGCCATGTCGCCGCGCTCGGGCCGGGGGTCGGAGGGCCGGACGCCCCGACGGTCGGCGCGCCGGTCGCGATCCATCCGGCCACCCCTTGCGGGGTCTGCCGCGAGTGCGCGCGGGGCGCCCGCAACGTCTGCGCCCACACCCGCTATCTGGGCAGCGCGGCCCACACCCCGCATGTGCAGGGCGGTTTCGCGCAGCGTCTCACCGTGCCGGCGGGCCAAATCCGGCAGTTGCCTCCCGGGCTGGACCTGCGCCGTGCCGTGCTCGCCGGGCCGCTGGCGGTGGCGCTGCACGCCGTGCGCCGGGCGGGCGAGGTGCGGGGCAGGCGGGTCCTGGTGACGGGGGCCGGTCCGATCGGCTGCCTGGTCGTGGCGGCCCTGCGGCACGCGGGCGCCGCCGAGGTCGTCGCCTGCGATCTGCACGAGGGGCCGCTGCGGATCGCGACCGAGGTGGGCGCGACCGCCACCGCACGGGCGGACCGGCCCGACGACCCGGGCTGGGCCGGGGTCTTCGACGTCGCCGTGGAGGCGTCCGGGGCGCCCACCGGGCTGCGCAGCTGTGTGGAGCGGGTGCGGCGCGGCGGCATCGTGGTCATGCTCGGGCTGCTGCCGCCCGGGGAGATCGGGCTGCTCGGCAATGTGGCGGTCACCCGTGAGCTGGAGCTGCGGGGTTCCTTCCGCTTCGACACCGAGTTCGACGAGGCCCTGTCCCTGCTGGCCCAGGGCCTCCCTGTCGATCCGGTCGTCACGCACACCTTCCCCTTGGAGGCGTCCGTCGCCGCCTTCGAGACCGCGCGGGACCGTACGGTCGCCTCCAAGGTGCTGCTGGATCTGTCCGACCGGGCGTGAGCGGCCGTCAGACCTCGGTGAAGGTCCACAGCAGGTTGGTGCTGGTGCCCCAGGTCCACTGTTTGGCGAGCGAACCGGAGGAGACGTTCCCGCCGCCGTCGAGGACGAGCTTGGTGGTGCGGTTGGCGAGGGAGTGGCGGCCGTCGCCGCGGTGGGTGATCAGCCACTGCTGGTCGGTGCCGCCGTGCCAGGCCGCCTGCTTCACGGGAGCGCCGTCGCCGGTGGCGCCGCGGCCGTCGGCGACGAGCCCGTTGGCCCGGTTCACCAGCTTGTAGTAGCCGTCGCCGACGTACACGGCGTGCCACTGCAGGCCGGTGGAGCCGTCCCACGTCCCCTGCTTCAGGTCGGCGCCGGCGGGGACGTCTCCCCCGCCGTCCAGGGCAAGTCCGTTGGTGACGTTGGTGATCCGGAACCAGGCGGACGGAGCGAGCATCACCTTCAGCGAGGTGATCCGGTTCCGGACCCGTGCGGTGTCCTCGGTGAACGTCCACGACGTGCCGGTGAAGTCGTCGCCGGAGTAGCCGACCAGTTCGTGGCCCGGGGCGAGCTTCAGGGCGGAGAGTGCGCCCGGCGCCAGGCCGGCCAGGCCGAGCTGTTCGGCCGTGTGGTCGCCGAGGGCCAGGACGGCGCTGTCGCCGCGGTAGCGGGTGTCCCCGAAGACCAGGGCACCGGTGGCGGGCCGCAGGACCGGGATCCGGCCGGAGAAGCGGAACTTGAGGACGTAGGCGGGGGCCTCGAAGGGGGCCGTCGGGGGAAGGGTCACCTTCAGTCCGGTCGGTCCCTGCACCGGGGTGTCGAGGTCGATGTACGTACCGGCCGTGGCGTCGAGGAGGCGCAGCGAGGCCAGCGAGGCCAGGTCGATCCGGTCCGAGCCGAGCGTCCTGAGCGTCAGCGAACCGCCGGGCCAGCCGAGGACCGTCGCGTACAGGACGGTGCCCGCCTTGTTCCGGGTGAAGCGGATGTCCTGCGGGGTGCCGGCGGTGGGCCGGGTGAAGGAGCCGCCGCCCATCTTGGTGGGCCCCTCGCCGTACGCGGTCCAGGCGCGGGTGCCGTAGATCGACTCGCCGAAGCGCTTCAGGTAGTCGCCGATGCCGAGCAGGAGGTCGCGCTGGCCCTGCGGAATGGTGCCGTCGGCCTGCGGGGCGATGTTGAGCAGCACGGTGCCGTTCTTGCTGACGCGGTCGACGAACGAGTGCAGCATCTGCGCGAGCGAGTAGTAGCCGATGCCCTCGGTGTAGCACCAGCTGGAGTCGGAGATGCTGTCGTCGGTCAGCCAGTAGGGCGCGGTGAGGTCGGCGGGGCCGCCGCGTTCGTAGTCGAACACCGAACCATGGCTGTTGAAGCCGTCCTTGTAGGTGGCGACGACCTCCTTGCCCCACTTGTCGGCCTGGTTGAAGTAGTACGACAGGAAGTTCAGCCGCTGGGTCTCGTCGATGTGGTCGAGCCGCCAGTCCTGCCACAGGATGTCGGGCCGGGACCGGTCGACGACCTCCTTGAGCTTGTCGTACCAGAGCTGGTTCTCCGCCTCCGGACTCAACTGCCCGTACAGCTTCTTGAGGCTCGGGTCGGACTGCGGGGGCGCGAACTCGAAGAAGCCGGTGTGGTTGTACGCGTGGTGCATGGCGACCAGGAGCTTCAGCTTCCTGGCGCGGATGGCGTCGGTGAAAAGCTTCAGCAGGTCCAGGTGCGGCCCCTTGGCCACGGAGTTCCACTCGTTGACCCGGCTGTCCCACATCGAGTAGCCGTCGTGGTGCTCGGCCACCGGTCCGGCGAACCGCGCGCCCGCGTCGACGAAGAGTCGGGCCCATTCGTCGGGGTCGAAGTTCCCGCCCGCCGACTTGAGCTTCGGCGCGAACTCCACATGGCGGCCCGCGAGATCGTCGGCCCCGTCGATGAACCGGTGGTACGGCCAGTCGGCCGGGTCCCCGTACGTGGCGACGTGGTGCCGATGGGCCCGCTCGTCAGGGTTGTACATGTTGCGCGGATACCACTCGCTGTCGTACGCCGGAACGCTGAACACCCCCCAGTGGAAGTAGATGCCGAACTTGGCGTCCCGGAACCACTCGGGGGCGGCAGGGTGCCGGTTCACGGACTCCCAGGTCGGGGTGTAGGCCCTCGGGGCGGTCGGTGAACCCCCGGCCGCGAACGCGTCGTCGGCCCCGGTGGCCGCGACGACGGCCGTGGCACCGACCATCAACGTGCGCCTGCTGATCGATTGCGACATAACCACGAACCTCAGGCATGCGGACCATCACTGTCAACGGTCACACAGTGATGAATAGCCCCGCAGGGCAATGTTATTTGTCTGCTTTGAGGCACTAAATACCTGTTCACCCAAGGTGATACATCACATGTCTGCGACAGTGATGGCGTTGGTCGTTCTCCCCTGAGGGCGGAGGTCGGCGCTCCGACGGTCAGCGGTGGAGGGCGGGGCGTTCGACGAGTTCCACCTCCGTGCGGACGCCCTCGGTCTGGGCGCGGACGCCCGCCTCGGAGACCGCGGCGACGGCGTACCCGTCCCAGGTTCCGGGTCCGGTGACCTCGCCGCGCCGGGTGGCGTCCACCCAGGCCTGGACCTGTCGGTCGTAGGCGTCCTCGAACCGTTCGAGGTAGCTCGGCGTGACCGTGCCGCCCCAGCGGCCCGCCGCGTTGACGAGCATGTCGTGTCCGTCGCCGATGCGGGCCGTGCCGTCCTCGCAGACGGCCTCGGCCTGCACCTGGTAGCCGTAGCGGGCGCTGAGGAAGATCTCGACGTCCACCACCGCGCCGCCGTCGGTCTCGAAGACGACGAACTGCGGGTCGCTCAGGCCCTCGGGGGCGTGCGCGGACGGCCGGGGCCGCAGCACGGTGACGGCGGTGATCTCCTGCCCGAGCAGCCAGCGGGTGACGTCCGTCTCGTGGGCCACGGAGTCGTTGACGGCCATGGCGTCGGTGAAACCGGGCGGGGCCTCGGCGTTGCGGTGCCGGTGGTGCAGCAGCAGCGGCCGGCCCAGGTCGCCGCTGTCCAGCAGGGCCTTCAGCTTGACGTACTCGCGGTCGTAGCGGCGCATGAAGCCCACCTGGACCCGGCGGTGGCCCAGCCGCTGCTCCGCCTCCAGCAGCCGGAGCGCGGCGGCGGGGTCCGGGGTGAGGGGCTTCTCGCACAGCACGGGCAGGTCGTGGGCGAGGGCGGCGAGCACGTCCGCCTCGTGCGCGGGGCCCGGCGAGGCGACGAGGACGGCGTCTACGCCGGGTGCGGCCAGTGCCTCGGCGGTGTCGCCGTAGGCCGCGCACCCCTCGACGCCTTCGGCGATCGCCCGGGCCCGGTCGGTGTCGAGGTCGACGACGGCCGCCACATGGGCGCCGCTGATCACCTCGGAGATCCTGCGCACATGGTCGGCGCCCATCCGGCCGGTGCCGACGACGGCGACACCGAGGGAGTCCTGCACGGACATGGCGTTCCTTCCTTTCGTGGACCGCTACGGCGCCCGGGGCAGGGGGCCCACCGGGTCTCGGTCTCCCCTCGGGAGCCCTGCTTCACGCCTGCGCGGAATATCGTTTCCCCCTCGCGACGATCACCGGCTAGGCTCCCCCGGCGCACGTCAGGCGTGTGCACATCAAGGTGGGGGCACGGGGGACATGGCCGACGATTTCGCCGATTCCGGAGCGGGTTCGAGAGCGGGTTCGAGAGCGGAAACGGAAACGGACTCGGCAGCGGATCCGGGGGCGGGCGTGGGGGCCGATCCGGAAACGGGGCGCGGGGCGGATCCGGAACCGGGTCCCGGGGGCGGTGCGCGACGCGGCTCGGCGAAGGAGATGAGTACGGGCGGCCAGGTGGTCTCGGCGGTGGCGACCGTCGGCGTGCTGCTGGGCGGGGTGTGGTTGCTGGGCGACCTCCTCGACACGACCCCCGAGACCCGGGAGCCGGCCGTCTGCTCGTCGTCGGCCGACCCCACTCCGGCGGCACGAGGCAAGGTCTCCGGCGCACAGCTGTGCGCCGCGCTGAACCGCGCCGACCTGCCGGAGCTCCTCGGGACGCCCACCGAGCAGGCGGTCATCGCCTCGGGCAGCGAGAACGAGTCCACCTGGTTCGACGGCACCAAGACCGTCACCCCCGAGGCGACCGTCGAACTCGACACGTACACCGTGGAGCTCTCGGCGTCGTACGAGGACCTCCCGGTCGCCGAGGCGGTCGGCTATCTGGGCTCCGGCGCCGAGACCAGGAGGGTCCTCGGACACACGGCGGCCCTGTACTCGGGCCGGACCATCGGCATCTCGTTCCGCCTCGACGGCAGCGACCCGGAGTCCGCTCCCGGCGGCGTCGCCCGGCAGCTGCTGGTCGCGACCGACCCGAAGGACAGCGGCAGCACCTTCGAACTAGTCATCTACCGCCAGGACTCCCAGATTCCGGACGACGCGGCGCTGTTCCGTGTCGCCGAGAAGGTCCTGCCGACGCTCCCGGGCTGGAAGCCCGCGACCTGACGGGTCCTCGGAAGCGCGTGTGATAGCTTGCCGACGCCAGTCGAACCCATGTGCGCACACGGCAGTACGCGTACGGGTCAGGGAATCCGGTGTGAATCCGGAGCTGACGCGCAGCGGTGAGGGTGACGGGCGGGACAACGGCCACTGGACGGCGGTCACGATCGCGGTCCGGGAAGGCGTCTCGTCCGGGTGACCCCGAGTCCGAAGACCTGCTGGCGGTCCCCGGCACCGAGGGGTGCCCGGGGAAGCACCGTACGACCGGGCTTCGCGCATGAGCCCTCGACGCCGAAGGAAGTCCCGTGCCGCTCGCACGCCCCGTCCGCCATGCCGTCCTGTTCCTGACCGCCGGTGCCCTGGCGCTGACCGGCTGCGGGGGCTCCGCTTCCCCAGCGTCGCCGGACCGCGGTCCGGCCCCCGGCGGATCCGCCGGTCATCCGGTGACGCTCGACAACTGCGGGCGCGAGGTGCGGGTCGACAGCCCGCCCGAGCGCGCCGTCTCCCTCAACCAGGGCACGACCGAGATCCTGCTCTCCCTCGGGCTCGCCGACCGTGTGGTGGGCACCGCCACCTGGACCGATCCGCTGCCGAAGGGGCTCGGGAAGGCCAACGCGAAGGTGCCCCGGCTCGCCGATGACGCGCCCTCCTTCGAGAAGGTCCTCGACGCCGAACCCGACCTCGTCGTCTCCTCGTTCGCCTCCACGCTCGGCAAGGGCGGGGTGGCGACCCGGGAGGAGTTCGAGAAGCTCGGCGTGCCCACGTATCTGTCGCCGTCGGACTGTGTGGGCAAGGACAACAGCGGGGACGGCGACGGCGTCCGCACCGAGCCGCTGACCATGGAGACGGTCTACGGCGAAGTCCGCGATCTGGCCCGGATCTTCGGGGTCGAGGAGCGCGGCGAGAAGCTGGTGGCCGAGCTGAGGTCCCGGGTGAGGAGGGCGACCGCCGGACTCGACGCGCGTGGGGTCACCGTCCTGTACTGGTTCGCCAATGACCAATCCCCGTACCTCGCCGGGTGCTGCGGCGCCCCCGGGATCATCACCCGTGAACTGGGCGCGAAGAACGTCTTCGACGACACCGACGAGGAGTGGCCCCAGGTCAACTGGGAGACCGTCGCCGACCGCGACCCGGACGTCCTCGTCATCGGGGACCTGGTCCGCAAGCAGCAGACGGCCGAGACTGCCACGAAGAAGATCGAGTTCCTGGAGTCCGACCCGGTCACCCGGAACATGACGGCGGTGCGCGAGAAGCGGTACGTAAGGCTGCCGGGCCAGGCCATGAACCCCACGATCCGCACCGTCGAGGGCGTGGAGAAGCTCGCGACGGCGCTGCGCGAGTACGGCCTCACGGGATGACGGCCCCGGAACCCGAGACGGAGCCCGGCACGAGCCCGGTGGCCGACCAGGTGACCGGAACGTCGGCCCCCGCCAAGGGACGGCGGGCGGCTGCGGCGAGGGCCGTCGGTCGAGGGCTGTGGTGGGGGTCGGCTTGGTCGGCCGGGGGCGCGGTGCTGTGTCTGTCCGTCGCCCTCGCGATCACCATCGGGCCGGCCGACATCGATGTGGTCGACGTCTGGTCCACGGTGGTGGCCCATCTCGGCTGGGGGCACACGGAGTTGACGCCCATCCGGGACGGCATCGTGTGGAACCTACGATTGCCGCGCACCCTGCTGGCCGCCGTGTGCGGGGCCGGACTGGCCGTGTGCGGCGCGGTGATGCAGTCCCTGCTGCGCAACCCGCTCGCCGACCCCTTCGTGCTCGGCGTCTCCTCCGGCGCGTCGACCGGCGCGGTCGTGGTCGTCGTGCTCGGCGCGGGAGGCGGCGCGCTGTCGGTCTCCGGCGGCGCGTTCCTGGGCGCGGTGGCCTCCTTCGGCCTCGTGCTGCTGCTCAGCCACACCCTCGGCGGCACCACCGACCGGGTGGTGCTGGTCGGGGTCGCGGCCATGCAACTGTTCTCCGCGCTCACCTCCTTCATCGTGATGACCGCGGCCGACGCGGAGACGACCCGCGCGGTGCTGTTCTGGCTGCTCGGCTCGCTCAGCGGTGCCGACTGGACGGATGTGACGGTGTGCCTGGTGGTGCTGGTGGCGGTGCTACTGGTCTGCCTGGGGCACACCCACGCGCTGGACGCGTTCGCGTTCGGGCACGACGCGGCGGCCTCGCTCGGCGTCTCCGTGGCCCGCGTCCGGCTCGTCCTGCTGTGCGCCACCGCCCTGCTCACGGCCGCCCTGGTCGCCTCGGCCGGGGCCATCGGCTTCGTCGGCCT encodes the following:
- a CDS encoding L-idonate 5-dehydrogenase; translation: MHACVVHGAGDLRVEERPYDGPGPGEIAVAVALGGICGSDLHYYHRGRVGDFAVSEPMVLGHEVVGHVAALGPGVGGPDAPTVGAPVAIHPATPCGVCRECARGARNVCAHTRYLGSAAHTPHVQGGFAQRLTVPAGQIRQLPPGLDLRRAVLAGPLAVALHAVRRAGEVRGRRVLVTGAGPIGCLVVAALRHAGAAEVVACDLHEGPLRIATEVGATATARADRPDDPGWAGVFDVAVEASGAPTGLRSCVERVRRGGIVVMLGLLPPGEIGLLGNVAVTRELELRGSFRFDTEFDEALSLLAQGLPVDPVVTHTFPLEASVAAFETARDRTVASKVLLDLSDRA
- a CDS encoding alpha-L-fucosidase, with the protein product MSQSISRRTLMVGATAVVAATGADDAFAAGGSPTAPRAYTPTWESVNRHPAAPEWFRDAKFGIYFHWGVFSVPAYDSEWYPRNMYNPDERAHRHHVATYGDPADWPYHRFIDGADDLAGRHVEFAPKLKSAGGNFDPDEWARLFVDAGARFAGPVAEHHDGYSMWDSRVNEWNSVAKGPHLDLLKLFTDAIRARKLKLLVAMHHAYNHTGFFEFAPPQSDPSLKKLYGQLSPEAENQLWYDKLKEVVDRSRPDILWQDWRLDHIDETQRLNFLSYYFNQADKWGKEVVATYKDGFNSHGSVFDYERGGPADLTAPYWLTDDSISDSSWCYTEGIGYYSLAQMLHSFVDRVSKNGTVLLNIAPQADGTIPQGQRDLLLGIGDYLKRFGESIYGTRAWTAYGEGPTKMGGGSFTRPTAGTPQDIRFTRNKAGTVLYATVLGWPGGSLTLRTLGSDRIDLASLASLRLLDATAGTYIDLDTPVQGPTGLKVTLPPTAPFEAPAYVLKFRFSGRIPVLRPATGALVFGDTRYRGDSAVLALGDHTAEQLGLAGLAPGALSALKLAPGHELVGYSGDDFTGTSWTFTEDTARVRNRITSLKVMLAPSAWFRITNVTNGLALDGGGDVPAGADLKQGTWDGSTGLQWHAVYVGDGYYKLVNRANGLVADGRGATGDGAPVKQAAWHGGTDQQWLITHRGDGRHSLANRTTKLVLDGGGNVSSGSLAKQWTWGTSTNLLWTFTEV
- a CDS encoding Gfo/Idh/MocA family oxidoreductase; the encoded protein is MSVQDSLGVAVVGTGRMGADHVRRISEVISGAHVAAVVDLDTDRARAIAEGVEGCAAYGDTAEALAAPGVDAVLVASPGPAHEADVLAALAHDLPVLCEKPLTPDPAAALRLLEAEQRLGHRRVQVGFMRRYDREYVKLKALLDSGDLGRPLLLHHRHRNAEAPPGFTDAMAVNDSVAHETDVTRWLLGQEITAVTVLRPRPSAHAPEGLSDPQFVVFETDGGAVVDVEIFLSARYGYQVQAEAVCEDGTARIGDGHDMLVNAAGRWGGTVTPSYLERFEDAYDRQVQAWVDATRRGEVTGPGTWDGYAVAAVSEAGVRAQTEGVRTEVELVERPALHR
- a CDS encoding DUF6215 domain-containing protein yields the protein MSTGGQVVSAVATVGVLLGGVWLLGDLLDTTPETREPAVCSSSADPTPAARGKVSGAQLCAALNRADLPELLGTPTEQAVIASGSENESTWFDGTKTVTPEATVELDTYTVELSASYEDLPVAEAVGYLGSGAETRRVLGHTAALYSGRTIGISFRLDGSDPESAPGGVARQLLVATDPKDSGSTFELVIYRQDSQIPDDAALFRVAEKVLPTLPGWKPAT
- a CDS encoding ABC transporter substrate-binding protein, which translates into the protein MPLARPVRHAVLFLTAGALALTGCGGSASPASPDRGPAPGGSAGHPVTLDNCGREVRVDSPPERAVSLNQGTTEILLSLGLADRVVGTATWTDPLPKGLGKANAKVPRLADDAPSFEKVLDAEPDLVVSSFASTLGKGGVATREEFEKLGVPTYLSPSDCVGKDNSGDGDGVRTEPLTMETVYGEVRDLARIFGVEERGEKLVAELRSRVRRATAGLDARGVTVLYWFANDQSPYLAGCCGAPGIITRELGAKNVFDDTDEEWPQVNWETVADRDPDVLVIGDLVRKQQTAETATKKIEFLESDPVTRNMTAVREKRYVRLPGQAMNPTIRTVEGVEKLATALREYGLTG
- a CDS encoding iron chelate uptake ABC transporter family permease subunit, encoding MTAPEPETEPGTSPVADQVTGTSAPAKGRRAAAARAVGRGLWWGSAWSAGGAVLCLSVALAITIGPADIDVVDVWSTVVAHLGWGHTELTPIRDGIVWNLRLPRTLLAAVCGAGLAVCGAVMQSLLRNPLADPFVLGVSSGASTGAVVVVVLGAGGGALSVSGGAFLGAVASFGLVLLLSHTLGGTTDRVVLVGVAAMQLFSALTSFIVMTAADAETTRAVLFWLLGSLSGADWTDVTVCLVVLVAVLLVCLGHTHALDAFAFGHDAAASLGVSVARVRLVLLCATALLTAALVASAGAIGFVGLVLPHAARALTGSGHGRLLPASALAGAVFLVWVDTLARTVLDPQEVPVGVVTSLIGVPAFVAIMYRTRSAR